GTCCTCACCGAGCACTTCGAGGAGGCTGGCGCGCGTCATGCGCGCGATCAGCGCGACATAGATGGTTGCCAGCGTCAGGCAGGGCAGGATCGCGCGGATGAAAAACCCCTGAGGGTCCTGCAACGGGGCCATGTAGCCCTGCACCGGGACGAGGCGCATGTCGATGGCGAAGATCTTGATGAAGATGTAACCGATGACGAAGACGGGGATGGAAAAACCCAGCACCGAGAAGGTCATCACAGCATAGTCGACCCACGTGCGGTGGCGCCAGGCCGCGAGTACGCCGAGCGGCACGGCGATCAGCACCGACAAGATGATCGTCAGCGTTCCGATCTGCAATGTCGGCCAGATGCGCTGACCGATCAGCCGGGTGACAGGCTGGTTAGAGATGATGGAAGTGCCCAGATCTCCCTGGAGAAGCTGTCCCATCCAAGTAACGAATTGCGCGTGCAGCGGTTCGGCGAGGCCCAACGACTCACGGATACGCTCCAATTGCGCAGGCGTGGCTGAATCGCCCGCGATGATCGCCGCCGGGTCGCCCGGCGTCAGCCGAAGCAGCAGGAACACGAAGATCGCGACAATCGCCATCACCGGAAAAATGGCGAGGATTCGCCGGATGATATAGCCAAGCATCGCGAGAAGGCTCCTTCTGAAATCAGACGAGATGGCGTCCCCCGCCCCGAGGGCCGGGGGACGGAACTGGCCGACTAAGTTTTGTTGACCTCCCAGAACACCAACACCGGTGAGGGAATCATGTTCACGATGTTCGTGCGGCGCGACTGGACCTGAAGATATTGGCCGAGCGGTATGTAGTTCACCACATTGACTACATGTGCCTGGATGCGTGCGGCAACTTGCTTTCGTGCTTCCAACGAGGTGGCGGCAATGAATTCCGCGCGCAACGCTTCCAGTTCCGGATCATCGGGCCAACCGAACCATGCGCTGTCGCCGCCTCCGTTGACCATCGAGTTGAGCAACGGCGAGGAAATCTCCGGCACCATCCAGTTGGTGAAAAAGATGTTCCAGCCGCCTTCCGACGGAGCTGCTTGGTTGGCACGGCGTGTCACGACCGACTGCCAGTCCATCGCTTGCATGTCTACGTTGAAGCCGGCTTCGCGCAGCAGCTGCGCAGCCACGACCGGCTGGGCTGTAAGTTCAACCACATCCGTCGGTTGCATCAGCACGATCGGCGTACCGTCGTAGCCGGCCTCTTTGAGCAAAGCCTTGGCCCCGGCCACGTCACCGGCGCCGGTGAGACTTTCCGTGCCTGCCTCGGATGCGAGCGGAGTTCCGCATCCGAAGATAGCGCCGCACTTCTTATAGTATTTCGGATTACCGATCATTGTCGCGAGGATCGGCTCTTGCCTCATCGCCTT
This sequence is a window from Mesorhizobium shangrilense. Protein-coding genes within it:
- a CDS encoding ABC transporter permease, producing MLGYIIRRILAIFPVMAIVAIFVFLLLRLTPGDPAAIIAGDSATPAQLERIRESLGLAEPLHAQFVTWMGQLLQGDLGTSIISNQPVTRLIGQRIWPTLQIGTLTIILSVLIAVPLGVLAAWRHRTWVDYAVMTFSVLGFSIPVFVIGYIFIKIFAIDMRLVPVQGYMAPLQDPQGFFIRAILPCLTLATIYVALIARMTRASLLEVLGEDYVRTARAKGVKEHIVLFRHALRNAAVPIMTMIGTGFALLISGVVVTESVFNIPGIGRLTVDAILARDYPVIQAMILLTSAIYVFVNLIIDLSYSLFDPRIRY